The following proteins are co-located in the Clostridiales bacterium genome:
- a CDS encoding choloylglycine hydrolase family protein translates to MCTAITLTTQQGETFFGRNMDFSYDIQPQLFIVPGGYVWNNVLDMSSLRNIYSFIGIGQALDGLLGFFDGVNEMGFTAAALYFAGYAQYENQPDQHSSAEQIASFDFLHYMLGRCASVDDLYALRGRVSILGIPDPVTGSAAPLHWIAADRNGRCAVIELTEKGFEIYDNSIGVMANSPDFPWHMTNLRNYMEASPYQTDETYWGDIKLTPFGQAAGTSILPGGYTSPERFVRTAYLKTHLPPTENDLDAVISCFHVMESVTIPRGAVVTNRETFDYTKYTAFINTITCEYYFKTYDNLQIRTASLYEVPSQPGQLINLGNLAMPMSFEKVGIQSR, encoded by the coding sequence ATGTGTACAGCAATTACATTGACGACACAACAAGGTGAGACTTTTTTCGGAAGAAATATGGATTTTTCCTATGATATTCAGCCGCAGCTCTTCATCGTTCCCGGCGGATATGTCTGGAATAATGTTCTTGACATGAGTTCGCTACGGAATATCTATAGTTTCATCGGAATCGGTCAGGCACTGGATGGCCTTCTTGGCTTTTTTGACGGGGTCAATGAGATGGGGTTTACTGCTGCCGCATTATACTTTGCAGGATATGCGCAATACGAGAATCAACCTGATCAACATTCCTCAGCGGAGCAAATTGCCTCTTTTGATTTTCTCCACTATATGCTGGGTAGGTGTGCCTCCGTAGATGATCTTTATGCGCTGAGAGGAAGGGTTTCAATTCTGGGTATTCCCGACCCTGTGACCGGAAGTGCAGCTCCACTACACTGGATTGCGGCAGACAGAAACGGTAGGTGTGCCGTCATTGAACTGACAGAAAAAGGTTTTGAGATATATGATAATTCCATCGGAGTCATGGCAAACAGCCCTGATTTTCCTTGGCACATGACCAATCTCAGAAATTACATGGAAGCATCCCCTTATCAAACGGATGAGACTTACTGGGGCGACATAAAGCTGACACCTTTTGGGCAGGCAGCAGGAACATCGATTCTGCCGGGAGGATATACCTCGCCTGAACGCTTTGTGCGTACAGCGTATTTAAAAACACACCTCCCACCCACAGAAAATGATTTGGATGCAGTTATCTCATGCTTTCATGTCATGGAAAGTGTAACAATTCCAAGAGGCGCTGTTGTTACGAACCGAGAAACTTTTGATTATACGAAATACACCGCATTTATTAACACCATTACATGTGAATATTATTTCAAAACCTATGATAATCTTCAGATCAGAACAGCCAGCTTATATGAAGTCCCCTCCCAGCCTGGCCAATTGATTAATCTGGGAAATCTGGCAATGCCGATGTCATTTGAAAAGGTGGGAATCCAGAGTCGTTGA
- a CDS encoding winged helix-turn-helix transcriptional regulator translates to MQCINCIRRKLGLPLRTSLSLDIIISLWCLFGSVCYESSVEKESFLVEKGGIKENIYYNFENDPYNYVINTFCNRWKFCIIRGIAFDGATRFNRFTKQLPISEKVLTTTLRELVSDGLIQRNVYPEVPVRVEYTLTEAGESLMPLLDLMYQWGWKRMKELDLEIDPLGEMWHGYREKDEALMRNPFKK, encoded by the coding sequence GTGCAATGCATAAATTGCATAAGGAGAAAGTTGGGGTTACCCTTGCGGACCAGCCTGTCCTTGGATATAATTATTTCATTATGGTGTCTGTTTGGCAGCGTGTGCTATGAAAGCTCGGTTGAAAAGGAGAGTTTCCTTGTGGAAAAAGGCGGGATAAAAGAGAATATCTATTATAACTTTGAAAATGACCCCTATAACTACGTCATCAACACTTTCTGCAATCGGTGGAAATTCTGCATTATCCGCGGAATTGCCTTTGACGGAGCAACCAGATTCAATCGATTTACAAAACAGCTGCCCATCTCGGAAAAAGTGCTTACCACCACTCTGAGAGAATTGGTTTCAGACGGATTGATTCAGCGCAACGTCTATCCGGAAGTACCGGTGCGGGTGGAATATACTCTGACGGAAGCAGGTGAAAGCCTCATGCCGCTCCTTGATCTGATGTACCAATGGGGATGGAAGCGGATGAAAGAGCTTGATTTGGAAATTGACCCGCTGGGTGAGATGTGGCACGGATACAGAGAGAAAGATGAAGCACTGATGCGAAATCCATTTAAAAAATAG
- a CDS encoding collagen-like protein: MSLVNITSAEVFYSAIVPLSASLIIVQDDIAGGGPTGPTGDTGPTGATGPTGDTGPTGDTGPTGDTGPTGDTGPTGDTGPTGDTGPIGDTGPTGDTGPTGDTGPTGDTGPTGDTGPTGDTGPTGDTGPTGDTGPTGDTGPTGDTGPTGDTGPTGDTGPTGDTGPTGDTGPTGDTGPTGDTGPTGDTGPTGDTGPTGDTGPTGDTGPTGDTGPTGDTGPTGDTGPTGDTGPTGDTGPTGDTGPTGPGITVFGYAYNPVDPELANELGSDITFNTNGPMSGITHTVGSTQITVPNTGIYMISYSVVITNNVDAIISIAVNGFAIASTSTPTQLLTGDYSDSAILSLNAGDIVTLRIE; encoded by the coding sequence CTGTCTTTAGTAAATATAACTTCTGCTGAAGTCTTTTACTCTGCTATCGTTCCACTTTCAGCTTCGTTAATCATTGTTCAAGATGATATTGCTGGAGGAGGGCCGACAGGCCCGACTGGAGACACCGGCCCCACCGGAGCAACCGGCCCGACTGGAGACACCGGTCCCACCGGAGATACCGGCCCAACAGGAGACACAGGCCCCACCGGAGATACCGGCCCAACAGGAGACACAGGTCCAACAGGAGACACCGGCCCGATTGGAGACACCGGCCCCACCGGAGACACCGGCCCAACTGGAGACACAGGCCCAACTGGAGACACAGGCCCAACAGGAGACACAGGCCCAACCGGAGACACCGGTCCCACCGGAGACACCGGCCCCACTGGAGACACAGGCCCAACCGGAGACACCGGTCCCACCGGAGACACAGGCCCGACAGGAGACACAGGCCCGACCGGAGACACAGGCCCAACAGGAGACACCGGCCCAACCGGAGACACCGGTCCCACCGGAGACACCGGCCCCACCGGAGACACCGGTCCCACCGGAGACACCGGCCCGACCGGAGACACCGGCCCGACCGGAGACACAGGCCCAACAGGAGACACCGGTCCCACCGGAGACACCGGTCCCACCGGAGACACCGGTCCCACCGGAGACACCGGCCCGACCGGAGACACAGGCCCAACAGGAGACACCGGCCCCACCGGAGACACAGGTCCCACCGGTCCAGGCATCACTGTTTTTGGATATGCCTATAATCCGGTAGACCCGGAATTGGCAAATGAACTGGGTTCTGACATCACCTTCAACACCAACGGTCCAATGAGCGGCATTACCCACACAGTGGGTTCGACACAAATCACTGTACCAAATACCGGGATTTATATGATAAGCTATTCGGTTGTGATTACAAATAACGTTGATGCCATCATTTCAATCGCAGTCAATGGTTTCGCCATCGCATCAACCTCAACTCCGACTCAGCTGCTTACCGGTGATTACTCCGATTCTGCCATCTTATCGCTAAATGCCGGTGACATTGTCACATTGAGGATAGAATGA
- a CDS encoding bifunctional metallophosphatase/5'-nucleotidase: protein MKKVGRFIIAWSLTLILAFGLLPGGITAFAAGNEPVPGDIVILYTNDVHCGVDQKITDEVVTNIGYAGVAAYKKAMEELVGDNFVTLADAGDAVQGDAIGTLSQGQYLVDIINKVGYDVFVPGNHEFDYGMDRMLELMKNLKAKVVSSNFTDLKAGKLVYDPYTMISYGEGDKAVKVAYVGITTPESFTKSTPAYFQDASGKFIYGFKEGDKGQELYRAVQTAVDAAKTAGADYIVAIGHLGIDSQSSPWCSTDVIANTTGINVFIDGHSHSTVPGDAVKNKSGENVLLTQTGTKLASIGRMVIKADGEITTELINGYKGQDKETADFIANIEKDFSDDLAAKVGKTEVELTINDPNTGKRIVRSAETNLGDLAADAYRFVLGNGKSGADSGPADIAFVNGGGVRASIDAGDITFGEVISVHPFNNVGCVVEATGQEILDALEMAARVTPDENGGFLQVSGLTYTIDTNVKSSVVVDDKKNFVEISGARRVKDVKVGNETIDAKKTYTLASHNYMLLDGGDGINMFRDNKIVVQPVLLDNQILISYIQDELKGTVGKEYSDPYGQGRVKVEKATAAFADTANHWAAKSVGFVVEKGLFSGTTQDTFSPNAAMTRGMLVTVLYRLEGSPQGATKSFADVKADKYYANAVAWAAEKGVVTGTGGGFLPENNISREQLAAILYRYAAPQQSTGDLTKYPDSGAVSTWAADAMKWAVGSGLLSGDTSGKLNPAGNATRAEVATILERFVSSRN, encoded by the coding sequence ATGAAAAAAGTTGGTCGATTCATTATTGCCTGGTCACTGACACTGATTTTGGCGTTCGGTCTGCTGCCTGGAGGAATTACTGCCTTTGCAGCAGGAAACGAACCAGTCCCTGGTGATATTGTCATTCTCTACACCAATGACGTTCATTGTGGAGTGGATCAGAAAATTACCGACGAAGTTGTTACAAACATTGGCTACGCAGGTGTAGCAGCCTATAAGAAGGCCATGGAAGAGTTGGTTGGAGACAACTTTGTAACACTTGCGGATGCGGGGGATGCGGTTCAAGGGGATGCTATCGGGACTCTGTCTCAGGGCCAGTATCTCGTAGACATTATCAACAAGGTTGGCTACGATGTGTTTGTACCGGGAAATCATGAATTTGATTACGGGATGGATCGCATGCTGGAATTGATGAAAAACCTGAAAGCAAAGGTTGTTTCCAGCAACTTTACGGACCTGAAAGCGGGCAAGCTGGTCTATGATCCCTATACGATGATCAGCTACGGAGAAGGCGATAAAGCTGTAAAGGTCGCGTATGTGGGTATCACGACACCGGAATCCTTCACGAAATCCACCCCTGCATACTTCCAGGATGCAAGCGGCAAATTCATCTATGGATTCAAAGAAGGAGATAAAGGACAGGAATTGTATCGTGCCGTTCAGACTGCAGTGGACGCAGCAAAAACGGCTGGAGCGGACTACATTGTTGCCATCGGCCATCTGGGAATTGATTCACAGTCAAGCCCATGGTGCTCTACCGACGTGATTGCGAATACAACAGGAATCAATGTCTTCATAGACGGACATTCTCATAGCACTGTCCCAGGTGATGCGGTAAAGAATAAGTCCGGAGAAAACGTCCTTCTGACACAAACAGGAACCAAGCTGGCTTCCATCGGCCGTATGGTCATTAAAGCAGACGGCGAAATTACAACTGAGCTGATTAACGGTTATAAAGGTCAGGACAAGGAAACGGCAGACTTTATTGCAAACATCGAAAAAGATTTCTCGGATGATCTTGCGGCAAAGGTTGGAAAAACCGAGGTGGAATTGACCATCAATGATCCCAATACAGGAAAACGAATTGTTCGAAGCGCTGAGACCAATCTAGGGGATCTCGCTGCGGATGCATACCGGTTTGTACTTGGAAACGGCAAGTCAGGCGCGGACAGTGGACCTGCGGATATTGCCTTTGTAAACGGCGGCGGTGTACGGGCCAGCATTGATGCCGGCGATATCACTTTTGGTGAAGTCATTTCAGTACATCCATTCAATAATGTAGGCTGTGTCGTTGAAGCAACGGGACAGGAGATTCTGGATGCGCTGGAAATGGCCGCTCGCGTCACGCCTGATGAAAACGGAGGTTTTTTACAGGTTTCGGGCTTAACTTACACCATTGATACCAATGTAAAATCATCGGTTGTGGTAGATGATAAAAAGAATTTTGTTGAAATTTCCGGCGCTCGTCGTGTCAAGGACGTAAAGGTAGGGAACGAGACAATTGATGCAAAGAAAACCTATACGCTGGCTTCCCACAACTATATGCTGCTTGACGGTGGAGACGGAATCAATATGTTCCGGGATAATAAAATTGTGGTACAGCCTGTTTTGCTGGACAATCAGATATTGATCAGCTACATTCAGGATGAACTAAAGGGTACGGTAGGGAAAGAGTATTCTGATCCTTACGGACAGGGTCGTGTCAAGGTGGAAAAAGCAACCGCTGCTTTTGCTGATACAGCGAATCACTGGGCAGCCAAATCGGTTGGTTTTGTTGTAGAGAAGGGACTTTTCTCTGGAACAACTCAGGATACCTTCTCACCAAATGCTGCAATGACCAGAGGGATGCTGGTTACAGTGCTGTATCGGCTTGAAGGATCACCACAGGGTGCAACAAAGTCCTTCGCAGATGTCAAAGCAGATAAATACTACGCTAACGCTGTTGCATGGGCAGCAGAAAAAGGTGTTGTGACAGGCACCGGCGGAGGTTTCCTGCCGGAAAATAATATCAGCCGGGAACAGCTGGCAGCGATTTTATATCGGTACGCTGCACCTCAGCAGTCAACAGGAGATTTGACCAAGTATCCTGACAGTGGAGCGGTCTCAACTTGGGCAGCAGATGCGATGAAGTGGGCGGTAGGCAGTGGCTTGCTTTCTGGTGATACGAGCGGCAAGCTGAACCCTGCAGGAAATGCAACCCGTGCAGAAGTTGCCACTATTCTGGAGCGGTTCGTCAGCAGCAGAAATTAA
- a CDS encoding (deoxy)nucleoside triphosphate pyrophosphohydrolase, with amino-acid sequence MVEVAAALIWDHNKNFLICQRPANKARPLLWEFVGGKAEPGETLEEALIRECREEIAVTLSVKDVFMDVIHKYPDITVHLTLFNASITQGVPQMLEHNDMRWIPVSEIPNYEFCPADVEILERMSSIK; translated from the coding sequence ATGGTCGAAGTAGCTGCCGCCCTGATTTGGGATCATAATAAAAATTTTTTGATCTGCCAGCGCCCCGCAAACAAAGCGCGTCCCTTGCTGTGGGAGTTTGTAGGAGGAAAGGCAGAACCCGGTGAAACGCTGGAGGAAGCGCTGATTCGAGAATGCAGAGAGGAGATTGCAGTTACGCTGTCGGTGAAGGATGTCTTCATGGATGTTATTCACAAATATCCCGATATTACCGTACATCTGACTCTGTTTAACGCTTCTATTACTCAAGGCGTGCCGCAGATGCTGGAGCACAACGATATGCGCTGGATTCCGGTATCTGAGATCCCGAACTATGAATTCTGCCCTGCAGACGTGGAGATTCTTGAACGGATGAGCAGCATCAAATGA
- a CDS encoding helix-turn-helix domain-containing protein, which translates to MLIFHFCCGRIALEFLHRRRVILCQRRVSFVLEKNDLILLNEIIYKVHSLEAFDEMRLTVLSLLKHLIPYNQASFYLASNRPEHLLSNPVAVGISEESLQNYIEKYEDIDYTRWIFMSGKSMAYRETDLFSDAKRESEVLYKEMYAPVGIHYSAQLSISLHDSFLGIISLYRNKADGDFSDDNLFILELLKEHLAFRLYHNTSLLQSSASDLKGKTHYDTSHYITQFHLTVREVEVLGLLLGGLSGTRICEVLCISPHTLKKHTLSIYKKLSVSSRWELFHLDL; encoded by the coding sequence ATGCTTATTTTTCATTTCTGTTGTGGTAGAATAGCTCTAGAGTTCCTACATAGGAGGCGTGTTATACTTTGTCAAAGGAGGGTATCTTTTGTGTTGGAAAAAAACGATCTAATATTGCTGAATGAGATCATTTATAAAGTTCACAGCCTGGAAGCATTTGACGAAATGCGGCTTACCGTCTTAAGCCTCTTGAAGCATCTGATTCCTTACAATCAAGCGTCTTTCTATCTGGCCTCAAACCGGCCGGAGCATCTCCTGTCCAATCCGGTAGCAGTGGGGATTTCGGAGGAAAGTCTGCAAAACTACATTGAAAAATATGAAGACATCGATTATACGCGCTGGATCTTTATGAGCGGCAAAAGTATGGCGTACCGGGAAACAGATTTGTTCTCTGACGCGAAACGGGAAAGCGAGGTATTATACAAGGAAATGTATGCACCCGTTGGGATTCATTATTCAGCCCAACTGAGCATTTCTTTGCATGATTCCTTTCTTGGTATTATCTCTTTATACCGCAATAAAGCGGACGGAGATTTTTCAGATGACAATCTTTTTATTCTGGAGCTTTTGAAAGAGCACCTTGCCTTCAGGCTGTATCACAATACCTCATTGCTGCAAAGCAGCGCTTCAGATTTAAAGGGAAAAACCCATTACGATACCTCCCACTATATCACCCAGTTTCACTTGACCGTACGGGAGGTTGAAGTTCTCGGACTGCTTCTTGGAGGTCTTTCGGGGACCAGGATATGTGAAGTGCTTTGTATCAGTCCACATACCTTAAAAAAACATACGCTCAGCATTTATAAAAAGCTGAGCGTCAGTAGTCGCTGGGAACTGTTTCACCTCGATTTATAA
- the ligD gene encoding DNA ligase D — MTIKLGEYNEKRNFSVTEEPHGSAEEPRRSVEESHSRLKETEGPLRFVVQHHAASRDHYDLRLEWDGALLSWAVPKVPSYNTRDRRLAVQVEDHPLEYRNFEGTIPKGEYGGGVVMIWDEGYWEPQPQMDVEEGLISGSLKFVLKGRRLKGKWALIRLKPKSGEDKKNWLLLKEKDEYAKSKDPSAKYNKWNKPVKTPTINEEDKTEADQETDNELSEFTTSIRTGRTMEEIAEGVNEKITRNPFDHAAVQLAKLSSAIPESPDWIFEMKYDGYRIVAYLEGSNVRLMTRNENDYTNRFREIADVLADWAAGRAMVLDGEMVITDASGKTDFQALQSYMKNPKGQRLTYIVFDLLALDGEDLRSRPLFERKELLKTLMEDAPGSLYYSQHVQGNGKQCFVAACQGSMEGIVGKRGDSIYSGTRNGDWIKLKCDKRQELIIGGYTLTDKKTSGVSALLLGYYEGNDLIFAGRAGTGFTERMRKELEGKFEGIKREDCPFRKEPGNRMPKAVDQRKNEQITWLEPELVAEIKFAEWTEENLLRQASFKGLREDKDPLDIRREVHSANQSEESEIEENEQTQDEIAKAEQQEGNYHMGGESKNENNLIIEGIKISSPDKVLFEEPTITKEAVVRYYASVSERMLPYVANRILSIVRCPKGVSQTCFFKKHPGSDHNAISIMPVINSRGEMEEYFYIEDAAGLIYEAQMGTLEFHTWGSRVDNMDRPDVMVFDLDPDEGMDLETVRQGVRDVKSILEELSLISFLKTSGGKGYHVVVPFKPSVDWDTFYDFSKQIAVVMETKWPDRYTSNVRKSSRKGKIFIDWIRNGRGATSIAPYSLRARNGAKVSMPIMWEELDRVAPDGIGMEEALERVRRGKDPWSDFFRIEQRLR, encoded by the coding sequence ATGACGATAAAGCTCGGGGAATATAATGAAAAAAGGAATTTTAGCGTTACAGAAGAGCCCCACGGCAGTGCAGAAGAGCCACGGAGGAGTGTGGAGGAATCTCACAGCCGTTTGAAAGAGACGGAAGGACCTTTGCGATTTGTGGTTCAGCACCATGCGGCCAGCAGAGATCATTACGACCTGCGCCTTGAATGGGACGGAGCCCTGCTGAGCTGGGCAGTTCCCAAAGTGCCTTCCTACAATACCAGAGACCGAAGACTTGCGGTACAGGTGGAGGACCACCCTCTGGAGTATAGAAACTTTGAGGGGACGATTCCCAAGGGTGAATATGGCGGTGGAGTGGTGATGATTTGGGATGAGGGTTATTGGGAACCGCAGCCTCAGATGGATGTGGAGGAAGGGCTCATCAGCGGTTCCCTTAAGTTTGTACTTAAAGGAAGAAGGCTAAAGGGAAAATGGGCGCTGATTCGTTTGAAACCCAAATCTGGAGAGGATAAAAAAAACTGGCTGCTTCTAAAGGAAAAAGACGAATATGCAAAGTCTAAAGATCCCTCGGCAAAATACAACAAATGGAATAAACCGGTCAAAACGCCAACCATAAATGAGGAAGACAAAACGGAGGCAGATCAAGAAACTGACAATGAGCTCTCTGAATTTACAACAAGCATCAGAACCGGCCGGACCATGGAGGAAATCGCAGAGGGTGTAAATGAGAAAATAACCAGAAATCCTTTTGATCATGCGGCAGTGCAGCTTGCCAAACTGTCCAGTGCAATTCCTGAGAGTCCGGACTGGATCTTTGAAATGAAATATGACGGATACCGAATCGTTGCTTACCTGGAGGGCAGCAATGTTCGTCTTATGACCAGAAACGAAAACGATTATACCAATCGATTTCGTGAGATAGCAGATGTGCTGGCAGATTGGGCTGCAGGAAGAGCCATGGTTTTGGACGGTGAAATGGTTATCACGGATGCTTCGGGAAAAACAGATTTTCAGGCGCTGCAAAGCTATATGAAAAATCCTAAGGGTCAGAGGCTCACCTATATCGTGTTTGATTTACTTGCCTTAGACGGGGAGGATTTGCGAAGTCGTCCACTTTTTGAACGGAAGGAGCTCCTGAAAACGCTGATGGAGGATGCGCCGGGGAGTTTGTATTACAGCCAGCACGTTCAAGGAAACGGTAAGCAATGCTTCGTTGCAGCTTGCCAAGGCAGCATGGAAGGAATCGTCGGAAAGAGGGGGGACTCCATTTACAGCGGAACTAGAAATGGCGACTGGATCAAGTTGAAGTGTGATAAACGTCAGGAACTCATCATCGGAGGATATACCCTTACCGATAAGAAAACGAGCGGGGTTAGTGCACTGCTTTTGGGGTATTATGAGGGCAATGATCTGATCTTTGCAGGTCGTGCAGGGACAGGTTTCACGGAGCGTATGAGGAAGGAACTGGAAGGTAAATTTGAAGGAATCAAAAGAGAAGACTGCCCATTTAGAAAAGAACCGGGAAACCGGATGCCCAAGGCGGTCGATCAAAGGAAAAATGAGCAGATCACGTGGCTTGAACCTGAATTGGTTGCAGAAATCAAGTTTGCGGAATGGACCGAGGAAAACCTTCTGAGACAGGCCAGCTTTAAGGGACTTCGTGAAGACAAAGATCCTTTGGATATCCGAAGGGAAGTTCATTCGGCTAATCAATCCGAAGAGTCCGAAATAGAGGAAAATGAGCAGACACAGGATGAAATCGCGAAGGCTGAGCAACAAGAGGGGAATTATCACATGGGAGGAGAATCTAAGAACGAAAACAACTTAATTATCGAAGGGATTAAAATCAGCAGTCCGGACAAGGTACTTTTTGAGGAGCCTACCATAACGAAGGAGGCTGTAGTGAGGTATTATGCATCGGTATCGGAACGCATGCTGCCTTACGTTGCAAATCGGATTTTAAGCATCGTTCGCTGTCCCAAAGGGGTCTCTCAGACCTGTTTTTTCAAAAAACATCCCGGCAGCGATCATAATGCGATCTCAATCATGCCAGTCATCAACAGCAGAGGGGAAATGGAGGAATACTTCTATATTGAAGATGCGGCCGGACTTATCTACGAGGCTCAGATGGGGACACTGGAGTTTCATACCTGGGGCAGCAGGGTAGACAATATGGACCGGCCAGATGTCATGGTTTTTGATTTAGACCCCGATGAGGGAATGGATCTTGAGACAGTGCGTCAGGGAGTGCGAGATGTGAAAAGTATACTGGAGGAGCTGTCCTTGATCTCATTTCTAAAGACCAGCGGCGGCAAAGGGTATCACGTGGTAGTACCGTTTAAGCCATCCGTGGACTGGGATACCTTTTATGATTTTTCAAAGCAAATTGCAGTGGTGATGGAGACAAAATGGCCAGACCGTTACACAAGCAATGTGAGGAAGTCCAGCAGAAAAGGCAAGATCTTTATCGACTGGATTCGAAATGGCAGAGGAGCCACAAGCATTGCGCCTTATTCTTTGCGTGCCAGGAATGGAGCGAAAGTTTCTATGCCTATTATGTGGGAAGAATTAGATCGAGTGGCTCCTGACGGCATCGGTATGGAGGAGGCATTAGAAAGAGTCCGCAGAGGTAAGGATCCTTGGAGTGATTTTTTTCGGATTGAGCAGAGGCTGCGGTGA
- a CDS encoding AEC family transporter yields the protein MNNLLISFNAVAPMFLWMLLGYTTRLKGILDQHSQRQLNRLVFQVFMPALLFYNIYKTDLHISVQPRLMLFVLVEIILMWLLALAVGIKADPRPQKRGALIQGMFRSNFILFGLPVIVSLFGTSGTGVTSMLIAVVIPLYNILSVITLEVFRNCRISVRVILTGILKNPLIIASLVGASFLFFQIQLPQFLESSVSGLANIATSLALVVMGAGFQITLIKENYRNLMLAVLMKLFLIPLIFVSSAIAAGYRGVALAAIMILFSAPTAVSSFPMAAQMESDSDLASEIIAFTTLISCATIFTWIFFLKQWGLI from the coding sequence ATGAATAATTTGTTAATTTCCTTTAATGCAGTTGCCCCTATGTTTCTTTGGATGCTTCTTGGATACACCACTCGTCTCAAAGGGATTCTGGACCAACACTCTCAACGCCAGCTAAATCGTTTGGTGTTCCAGGTGTTTATGCCTGCTTTACTTTTTTACAATATTTACAAGACAGATCTTCACATATCCGTTCAACCGAGGCTTATGCTCTTTGTTCTGGTGGAAATCATTCTGATGTGGCTTCTTGCCCTGGCAGTGGGTATAAAGGCTGACCCACGCCCTCAAAAACGTGGTGCTTTGATCCAAGGCATGTTTCGCAGCAATTTTATACTTTTCGGCCTGCCCGTGATCGTCAGTCTCTTCGGCACCTCCGGTACCGGGGTTACAAGCATGCTGATCGCTGTTGTAATCCCCCTATACAATATCCTTTCGGTAATCACTCTGGAAGTTTTCCGAAACTGCAGAATTTCTGTGAGAGTCATCCTTACCGGTATCTTAAAGAATCCTCTGATTATCGCTTCGCTCGTCGGGGCTTCCTTCCTCTTTTTTCAAATTCAGCTGCCCCAGTTTCTGGAAAGCTCTGTATCAGGACTGGCCAATATTGCAACCTCTCTGGCCCTTGTGGTCATGGGCGCGGGGTTTCAAATCACACTGATAAAAGAAAATTATAGAAACCTGATGCTCGCCGTTCTGATGAAGCTGTTTCTGATTCCCCTCATTTTTGTCTCCTCTGCAATTGCTGCAGGATATCGGGGAGTTGCGCTTGCTGCGATCATGATCCTGTTCTCTGCGCCTACTGCAGTATCCTCATTTCCCATGGCCGCACAGATGGAAAGTGACAGCGACCTGGCATCAGAAATCATTGCGTTTACAACCCTGATTTCCTGTGCTACCATCTTTACCTGGATCTTTTTCTTAAAGCAATGGGGTCTCATATAA